A stretch of the Lentisphaerota bacterium genome encodes the following:
- a CDS encoding restriction endonuclease, whose amino-acid sequence MKVLRTTYLIKAGSFGVSPEWNARHAQICKAITDVEWPEGSGTFTLHAKKQSNGVVPIKKSCMADLKNLGWNLETRFSPTQEKKPGPIDATCVEKGKLLCLEWETGNISSSHRALNKIALGLITGAFVGGVLIIPSRAMYFYLTDRIGNYAEIQPYFPVWQALSIKEGVLAVIEIEHDALSVDVPHITKGTDGRALR is encoded by the coding sequence ATGAAGGTCCTGAGAACGACGTACCTGATCAAGGCGGGATCTTTCGGAGTGAGCCCTGAATGGAATGCCCGTCACGCCCAGATCTGCAAAGCGATTACCGACGTTGAATGGCCGGAAGGAAGCGGGACATTTACCTTGCACGCAAAAAAGCAGTCCAACGGCGTTGTGCCAATCAAAAAATCGTGCATGGCCGACCTCAAGAATCTCGGGTGGAACTTGGAAACGCGGTTCAGCCCCACCCAGGAGAAAAAGCCAGGGCCTATCGACGCCACATGCGTTGAAAAGGGCAAACTGCTGTGCCTCGAATGGGAGACCGGCAACATCTCCTCAAGTCATCGAGCCCTGAATAAGATTGCGCTGGGGCTTATCACCGGAGCGTTTGTCGGTGGTGTTTTGATCATCCCGTCCCGCGCCATGTATTTCTATCTGACAGACCGGATTGGAAACTACGCGGAGATCCAGCCCTACTTTCCGGTGTGGCAGGCACTGAGCATCAAAGAAGGCGTGCTGGCCGTGATCGAAATCGAACATGACGCACTCAGCGTGGACGTTCCCCACATCACGAAAGGCACGGACGGCCGTGCATTGCGCTGA